The sequence below is a genomic window from Acetobacteroides hydrogenigenes.
CTCTAAAAGATAATACTAATGAAACGGAATCGGGTATTCCTGTTTGGTAGTTGGCCGCAGTAATAGGCAAGCGCTTGCTAAACCATTTACAAACGGTATCCTGCTGAAGGTTTAGGCAGCTGTACACCAGCTTGCCGTTAAGGGTGTACTCGTAGGTGCCGCCAACCCCTTCAACATCGTAGTCATCATAAACCACACGGCACTTAAAGAGCTTCAGGGTAAAGCAGCTGGTGTCCGTTTTGGCTTGCCAGGTGCCAACATAGCGACCCACCGCACCTTCCTGCTTGTAGTATCGGAATGGCTGCTGGCCGAAGCACGCCAGCGTGCTTGCCACTAGAAAACCACCTAGCAGCAGCTTCAGAGCTTTTTCTATCATTGGGTTCGTATTATGGCTAGCATTTTATGTTTATGGGGTTACCCAGCCCATCT
It includes:
- a CDS encoding DUF6705 family protein, with amino-acid sequence MIEKALKLLLGGFLVASTLACFGQQPFRYYKQEGAVGRYVGTWQAKTDTSCFTLKLFKCRVVYDDYDVEGVGGTYEYTLNGKLVYSCLNLQQDTVCKWFSKRLPITAANYQTGIPDSVSLVLSFRDWLKNKSTFGRITISNGFLEWQIRHYSDHHSLTIDGKPISPPLSEGWSVPIRAILRRVE